CTGTGTGGATAGGTTATCCGGATAAATTGGGCCCGAGGTGTGCGCCAGCAGAAAAAGACCGAACACAAAATGTACTTCCACAGTAGCAGCTAaagaagcatctaaggaggaaccGTCTACAACGCCACTGCCTAGtaccctgaggaagagtggttccaatgCTTTCTCAAGTGCTCTTGGATGCGTAAGGAAAATCATCATAATCGAACGAAGCAGATCGTATATAAGActtagctaagaaaatacaagggcgagaaagggtggaattctgcagctaagtggaggatacatctgaggaagatcctatcctcgaaacctataaaggtgggatatattcagaggtcagaaaatatatgaaaaatgtcTAGTGTGGCAACACTAGAACTACaagttgatacacatttcccaggaAACTTTCCAATggacaatgtggcgccagaagaggttgtcactgatatacattcgtcggaggttattgtggaaattgtgtctgagtcaaaAATCCTTTGGATGATAAAAAGGTATtataagtcgccaggccctgataatgtatcaccagattaattacaagctgtgtcctaTGGAATTGTTGCTTGGGTTAAGGAGATATATTCTGCTGGTATCAGCTTGTCGTACGAggtttgccttttatatttcgcgattagagaacacaaaaacaacaagtaaaagcgtgctaagtttggccgggccgaatcttatataccctccaccatggatcgcatttgtcgagttctttccaggtatctctttttagacaaacaaaggataaaagaaaataattgctatgctaattgaattgaatgttggagaccacagtagaagtctatatgtaaaattttagccatatcgaatcagaattggtccttttaggggctcaaaaagtaaaatagggagatcggtttataggggagctgtatcaggctataaaccgattcagaccatatttgacacgtacgttgaggctcaagatgtcaagaaaccaaatcgctttatagggcagctatatcaggttatggatcgatttatatttggtcgtatttggcacagtcgttggaagtcgtaacaaaacacgtcatttaaaatttcaaccaaatcggatagtaattgcgtcctctagaggctcaagaagtcagctatatcagcttatagatcgatttccaccatactttgcacatttgttggaagtcataacaaaatacctcatgcaaattttcagccaaatcggatatgaatttcgTTCTCTagtgtttcaagaagtcaagatcccagatcggtttatatggcagctgtatcaaaacatggaccgatatgacccatttacaatcccaaccgacttacaataataagaagtgtttgtgcaaaatttcaagcggttagcgttactccttcgaaagttagtcgATCAAGAATGTAAATGCTTTTTGGggtcgaatattttgaggagttacaaacagaatgacgaaattagtatacccccatcccatggtggagggtataaaaagtatttacaatttttttattttatttttacttttgagAAACAATACTCATTAAGtctaaaaaatgattttttacgTACTAAGAGAGTTAAAAATACTTAAAGAGAGTATTTCACAAATACAGCCACATTTTATTTTGGGTATCGCTGGTCTAGTGCATATATTTTTCCCATCAGTACAAAGAGTCCAAAAAACTGTTTGTTTGCGTTTCCTGCTGAGGTTTTAAAGTTATGTATGCACATTGGTTTCCCACAGTTTTCCCCATTTTATTAAGTTATGACGAATAAGTGGCAACCCTTATAAACTTAAAAGCATTTCTCACAAAGCTTTTCAGCCAAAAATGAGGGAGATAAACAAACGTATTAAGCTTTGGCAGCAAGCAATATTATGAAATTCATGCGTTCGTCTCTTCAGTTTCATTAAAAAGTACTCCCTACTATTCTAATAATCAACAGTGTCGCGTGGCTCTCACTGATAAGCGGTGAGCAAAAACATAATAGCGATTGTAATTATAAACAACATAACCGGTAAAGAAGACATGACAAATATTCCACAATGGATCAGGGCGgaattgtttgaaaatttcgtcaaagaaGAATTCCCCGATTTTCACAAGATCTCAGCATTCAAAGTTCATTCTGCACTCGCACCAGGAGAGAATTATGCCTCAAATATGTTAAAAGTTCAATTGGATATCGAAATGATAGATGGTTCTGCAGACAAACTTACCTTTATGTTGAAAGTGCCCAACAAGTACGAGATAATGCAAGAACAGTGGGAGGCTTGGGGCCTTTTTGAAAGGGAATCCCAAATGTATAATCAAATTGTCCCACAATTTGAAAATCTTTATAAATTTTATGGCAAGGATTTGAAATTTGGAGCCAAGTTCTATTGTTTGCCAGTCAGTGACAAGCATATTATGCTGGAAGATTTGACCAGAAGAGGTTTTAAATCTCTAAAACGGCAAGACGGCTTAGATATGGAACATTGTAAAAGTGTTCTAAAGAGAATGGCACAATGGCATGCCGCATCGGCAGCCTGTATTCAACTTAAAGATGAACTCACCAAAATGAGAGGTGTTCTTAATGTAAGAGCGAAGGATTTACTACATCAAATGTTTGTTGATGCCATGAAGGGACTACTAAAGGCCACAAAGCAATTACCAGGTCACCAAGAATACTTTGACAAATTAAATAAACTAAGTTCGAATATACTGGATAAAGTCTATCTCAACTGTCAATGGGATGAATCCGAGTTTAATGTTCTCAATCATGGTGATTGTTGGTCCAACAACATAATGTTCCAATATGACGGTGAAAGTCGATTGCAAGCTACCTATTTTGTTGATCTACAAGTGCCGCTATATGGTTCACCTGCCATGGATTTGTACTACTTTATCTTATCTTCCAGTAAATTGGATTTGAAAATTGCCCATTTCGATGAAATGATAAAATACTATCATGAGAATTTAATTGAGAATttggttttgctgaaatatgaaaaagaCCTTCCTTCGCTCAGGCATATCCatcaaatgttaataaaatatgGTATATGGGGTAAGTTGATTTCACTTTTAGCATAATGGAAAATATCTTTGACATTAAGCAGGGTACTCTGTTCGGTTTttgaaatattgtaaaaaaaatttaacaaaatatcattattttatacaaatatggcacaaacaaaatgacgaaattagtatacccgcatcctatggtggaggatgcgggtataccaatttcgtcattttgtgccaaatatggcacaGTCCataaccggtccataacctgatatagctgttatataaaccgatctgggatcttgacttcttgagccgcttgaggacgcaattatattccgatttggctgaaattttgtacaacggcttctcccatgaccttcaatatgcgtgtcatatatggtctgaatatgtCTTCAGCCTGGTACAGCTcgcctatataccgatctccctattttatttttgagcccctaaaaggcccaattcttattcgatttcgatactgtggtctccaacactcaattcaattagcatagcaattcttttcttttatcctttgtttgtccaaaaagagataccgggaaagaactcgacaaatgccaccaccgtaggatagggggtgttGTGAACGGAATGCCTAAatgaacaagcaaaaaggcgttaagttcggccgggccgaactttggatacccaccacctctggtatatatgtaaaccacc
This Stomoxys calcitrans chromosome 2, idStoCalc2.1, whole genome shotgun sequence DNA region includes the following protein-coding sequences:
- the LOC106087286 gene encoding uncharacterized protein LOC106087286 gives rise to the protein MTNIPQWIRAELFENFVKEEFPDFHKISAFKVHSALAPGENYASNMLKVQLDIEMIDGSADKLTFMLKVPNKYEIMQEQWEAWGLFERESQMYNQIVPQFENLYKFYGKDLKFGAKFYCLPVSDKHIMLEDLTRRGFKSLKRQDGLDMEHCKSVLKRMAQWHAASAACIQLKDELTKMRGVLNVRAKDLLHQMFVDAMKGLLKATKQLPGHQEYFDKLNKLSSNILDKVYLNCQWDESEFNVLNHGDCWSNNIMFQYDGESRLQATYFVDLQVPLYGSPAMDLYYFILSSSKLDLKIAHFDEMIKYYHENLIENLVLLKYEKDLPSLRHIHQMLIKYGIWGIFTVSTIMAAALCEPTELANLDLLMGESEDSEKFKDHMFLNEIYLKHLKLIIPWLNSRGGLDY